The genome window AACGGCGGCTGCGAGGGGTCGGACGATAGCTGGGTAATACCGCCCGCCCGGTATCCCCGGCTATAGGTTCCGTAGACCTGGTGATTTTCGGTCCATTGGTAGGCCAGACTAGCTTTTGGTGAGATAGCGGTAAATGTGGCCGTCGCCGACGTATCGGGCTGGGTAACCATAGCTACGTCGCCATCCTGCTGAAACTCGCCCAGTACGGATTGCTTTTTGTGCTCGTAATCGTACCGCAGCCCCAGGGTCAGTTTCAGTCTCGGATTGATCGCGTACGTTCCCTGTCCGTAACCCGCGACGCCGAAACTCGTACCTTTATTGGTATTGATACTGGTGAAATTAGGAAAGGGTGCCCCCACCAAATCGGCATCATTGCCAAAATGAGTACCTTGCTTCACCGGGTTATCCTGGTAAAATCCGTACGTACCCGCAATCCAGTTGAAGCGGGACGTTGAACTGGCCGGGGACGTAAACCGGAACTCCTGCGTACCGACCCGCATATTGTTCCACTTCCTGCCATAGTCAACGACAATCGTAACCCCGTCGATAGGCGAAAAATCACCGTCGAGCGGCTGTGTGTAGTACCGATAGTTGGACTGATAGGCGGTTTGCGAAGTAAACGTAAATCCTTTCCCCGCATAGTTTGCCGACAACGACGTATTGATCACCTGATCGATCAGTCGGCCAACGGCATTCTGATTCACCGTAAATGGTTCACTCAATGCATCCTGTGGACTGGACGCCAACGGAAATGTACCATCATTCCGGTTCGTGTTGTGCTTTACGTTGAGTGTCAACGACCAGCGCGGACTGGCCAGAAATTTCAGGTAGTAATTTCCCATGACGTAATTCGCCCGGTCGAATGACGATTGTGTAAAGGCATTCCGGTAAAAGCCAGCTTGCTGCCCGTACAAAGCCGAAACACCCAGGAACAGACGGTCCTTCACCAGCGGGGTTCGCAACCCGGCACTGTACCGTTGCTGGCCATAATTACCATAATTGAGTTCGACAAACCCGCGCGTTTTGTTATCGGGTTGTTTCGTAATAATATTGATCACGCCACCCATCGCATTACGGCCATAGAGTGTTCCCTGTGGGCCACGCAACACTTCAATTCGCTCAATATCAAGCAGCTGCGTTACATACGTATCCAAACTAAACTGGTTTACCCCATCAATGTAGGTGGCTATGGTAGGGTCGTAGGACGTCGTGGCAATGCCCCGGACAGATGTTACGTTGCGACCGTCGCCGGGATTGGCCGAATACAAATTCGGGATCAGCGCAGTCAGGTCTTTACTGGTCCACAACCGGTATTCCTGCACTTGCTTCGATGACAGGGTCGATACACTGAATGGCAGTTTTTGCGGGTCTTCTTCTACTTTCTGGGCCGATACCGTTACTTCGTCCAGACGTCGGGCCGCTTCTACGAGCGTGATCGTCAGGGCAGGATTCTCAACAGTGAGCGTAACGGATTTGACAGTTGTAGCAAATCCCAGCGCACTGATCGCCAGCGTGTATTGACCGGATGGCACATTCGGAATACTGAACTTGCCCTGATTATCGGTCGGAGCGCCCAGGTTGGTGTTTAACAGATGGACATAAGCGCCACTGATGCCAAGCGATTGCTGATCGGTAACTGACCCGGAGAGGCTGCCCGGCGTCTGGCTCTTTACGATTGGAATTGAACTAATAAAGACGATACACAAAGACCATAAAAAGTTCTTCATAGACGGGTAGAGGCAATGGACGTGGTTTGCTTACTGAGTTACCAGCGGTGTAAAATTAACCGTTGGTTGGCGAGATGAGCCGTTTTTTTCGAAATAAAGCGTCCGAATGATTCGTTCGTCTCGATCGGCTGTATCGACCGTACCTACTATTGATGCGGGCCGCTTTAGAGAAAGCCGCTGTTGCATTAACCACGTTCCGAACACGTCGTACCCGTTCCCCGCGTCTTTGTTGAACGGACGACGAATGATGACTGGTTACGAATCCAGATTCTTCGACGGAATCATAAAGGCCATAAAACCAGCAACTACCAGAGGGGCTGAGAATAGCGTAAATAAGGTAGCTTTACTCAGTTCAGCGTCCGACAATATACCGAACAAGGTTGGGCCGAGAATAGCGCCAAACCGGCCAATACCCATAGCCAGACCAACGCCCGTTGTCCGCATCAGGGCCGGATAGACACGGGCCGTAGTTGGGTAAAAACCGTTGAATCCCCCTTGTACGAAAAAACCGATAAAGAAGGTCATTGCGAACATCAGCCAGTAACTCATCGACAGGTTTCCATACAGCACCATGATACTAAAGGCCACCAGCATAAACACGGGGATCAATCTGCGAAGACCGAAACGACCCGCCAGCAGGCCAAACGAAACGCTACCCACAAAGGCTCCCAGGTTCAGGGCGGTACCGATGTAGGTAGCCAGTTCAAACGGCATACCAACGTCTTTGGCCAGCGTAGGAACCCAGCTCATAACCGTATACAGTGTCATCATACCGAAGAAAATACCAATCCACAACCGTATCGTCGACGCTCGGTAGTCAGCGGTAAACAGATCGGTGAACGGTATGGTCTGACGCTGGGTCAGCATGGGTGGCAGACCATCAATCGTCGCCTGATTCATGCGGGTCAGCAGGCGGTTGACTTGACGAAGCGCCTGCTTCGGCTGTTTCCCCAGTAAAAACGCCAGCGATTCGGGCATGAACAGCGTAATGCTCACCAGCATCAGGGCAGAAACCAGTCCGGCAGCCAGATACGCTGATCGCCAGCCAAACTGGGGGACAGCCCAGGCCGTAAAGAACCCCGCCAGAATAGCGCCGATGGGCCAGCCCGCCTGCACAAACCCGACACTGAAATCACGTCGTTTATCGTTAGAAAATTCGGCCGCCACCGCAGCCAGCGAAGGTAGTATCCCCCCGATCCCCAGCCCGGTGACCAATCGACAGAGCAACAGTTGGTAATAAGCCGTTACCAATGATGACAGCAGCATGCCGCAGGTGATCAGGCTCAGCGCAATGATAAACATCTTCCGACGCCCAATTTTATCGCCGAAGGGAGCCAGCAGAAAACAGCCTATCGTCATACCAACCAGCCCGGCGCTGAACACGTACCCTAGCTCGCTTTTCGATAACGACCACTCCCGGACAAGCTCAGAGCCGGTAAATGACACGACCAGTACGTCGATGCCATCATTCATGTTCAGGATGAAACAGATCACAACCATCAGCACCTGAAAAGAGCTCATTGGCTGGTTATCAAGCAGGTTTTTCAAATCGGGCGGGCTGGCGACCTGATCGTCTAGTTGGGGTAACATGATTTTCTGGTTAGGACTGTGCGCGCAACTACAGCTACACGCCATACGTCAAAGTGACAAGCTGACCTGGTTTACTGAGTTTTTGTGAAGGAAGCGGTCGGGAAATTCGTCGATCTACACCGTAATCAAGATTTTGCTATCCTCTCCTTGGGCTGCGGTTTCCAGAGCCAGCTGCAATTCATCGAGAGGCATTCTCTTTGAAATGATGAATCCCGGCTTGATCACGCGGGCGGACATAAGCTGGAGCGTTCGTTTGAAGTCGAACGGATGGTCGTAAACGATCGAGGGAATGATCTGAATGCCTTCCCGGGCAATTTTGAGCGGGGTGAACGTAGCCGCCTGCGCTGACAAGCCAACCAGTACAATCTCCGAGCCACGGGGGGCTGCCGATGTCGCCAGCGAAGCCGTGGCCGCACTACCTGCGCATTCGAATACGGCGCAAACGTCGTTTTCCAGCCAGGTTTGGGCAATGAGCGTGCGCTGCTCCTCCGGTGTACCAGATGGACAGAGTGCAACAGCACCCAGCGACTGGGCCAATCGACTCTTCGCAACGTTCACCTCCGTCGCATACACCCGAAAACCAAGCGATAACGCCAGATGAGTCAGTAACAGTCCGATGGCCCCCAACCCGATAACTGCGATGGTATCGCCAGGCTTGGCGCTCGATGCCAGCAACGCATGCAGCGCCACCGCCATTGGCTCGACCGTCACCGCATCATCGTCGGAAATAGCGTCAGGAACATTCCAGCAAAAACCAGCAGGCAACACTATGTACTCGGCAAAACAACCGACTTCATTGACACCCACGACTCGCTTGTTAATGCAGATATTTCCCTTTCCCGCATAACAGAAGCGACAGCGTCCACAGGGAATATTCGGCTCAATGACAACCCGCTCCCCTACTTCCCGACCCACTACGCCCGGTCCAATTTGATCGATATACCCTAACCCTTCGTGGCCAATCACGGTTGGTTTTTCCAACAGGCGATGACCCAGAAACAGGTGCACGTCGGAGCCACAGATACCAATCTGTTTCAATTTGATGCGCAGTTCACCAAAACCCGGCTCCGGAAGGGATATATCCTGAACCCGAATCTGTTTCGGTGACTGTAGAAAAGCCGCTTTCATGGGTGTACTTGGTTAAAGTCAGGTGGGTACTTGACTGGGGTACTAGTTCGTTTTACATTCCACAATGCCAGCAGGACTTACCCAACTACTGGGCTCTCGGGTTAAGTCAGAATGGCAGTCTATACACAGCTACAAACAAGAAACGCCTAACAAACTGACGGGCAGCGTATTAGGCGTTTTTGTGGTACCGGGAGCCGGACTCGAACCGGCATGTCCTTGCAGACAATGGTGTTTGAGACCATCGCGTCTACCGATTCCGCCATCCCGGCGACAGAATCGTCTCTGTTTCCAGAGATGCGTTTGTCAAACGTGGGTGCAAAAGTAAGGAGAAAGGTGAAACGGCCAAAGAGACCCCGCAAAAAAAATCATTTATTCTTGCTTATTCGTAACGGAGCGCTTCGATGGGGTCCAGTTTTGAGGCCCGGACAGCCGGATAGATACCCGCGAATAGTCCAACCGTCACGCAAACCAGAATACCAAGACCCATCCAGGCCCAGGGAACAACGAAACCGCCCTGGCCTCCGCTGATCAGCAGCGAAATCATGTTACCGATGCCCAGTCCGAGAACGATGCCACCCACGCCCCCCAAAATACAGATAACGACGGCTTCGATCAGAAACTGCTCACGGATCCGCTTCGGTGTGGCACCCAGTGATTTCCGGATGCCGATCTCTCGCGTCCGCTCCGTAACCGACACCAGCATGATGTTCAGCAAAGCAATCGATGCACCCAGTAGTGTAATAAAGCCGATGCCGAATCCACCGATGCGCAGGTAGCCGGTAATATTTTCGGTTTCTTTCGCCAGATCATCGGCGCGTTCAATATCGAACGAGTCCTGCTGGCCCAGTGGATCACGGCGAATCTGACGCATAACACCCCGCGCTTCCCCAACGGCTTCATCCTGATCAGACACGGTAGGTACGGAAGCGGTAATGTTGAATGTTTGCTGTTGGGTCCCGGCCAACGCACGGGCATTATCCAGCGGAATTAATACCATCCGATCTTCGTCTCCACCGGTGAGTCCGCCTTTTTTGTCCAGTACGCCAACAATTTTGTATTGCTTACCGGCCACCCGTATGACCTGATTGAGAGGGTTCAGTTTTCGCTCGAACAGCGCACTCGCTACCTCGCTCCCCAGAACGGCCACGTTGAGTGCAAAATCAAGGTCATTCTCGGTAAAATTCCGACCGCTCTGCAAGGTGAACCCCTTCACCGGAACGTATGACGCATCGCCCCCAATAACCTGAACGTTCGGATTTGTCTTCTTCGATCCAAACTTAACCTGGGCCGCCCCGACTGCTACGGTCGAAACGGTAATCGTTGCGCCATAGGGGAACCGCTTTTTAAACTGAACGGCATCGTGATAATCGATCGGTTCATCCTTCTTCTGAATCTTGCCACCCTGCCGGAATGCGTCCTGACGGGCAACGATACTAAACGTGTTTGCTCCCAGCCCCGCAAAGCTGCTAGCCACCGAGTTCTGTATCCCATCGATCGCGGTCAGGATGCCAACCAGTGACGTAATACCGATCGCGATGATGAGCGATGTTAGGATCGTGCGCAGTCGGTTGCCGGCAATGGAGCGCAGGCCTTCGCGAATATTCTCAATAAAATTCATTTGTCAACGAGTGATCAGGAAAACAGGAAATGAGCAAAATTCAGACGCATTAACGACACTATTACGGCACACATTCATTCACTGGCTCCGTCACGCTACACATTTATTGCACAAAATTTGCTTATCTTTCGTTATCACAAAACTACCATTAGCATTCTTAACGGGGAAACCAATGAAACGGCTGCTGTTACCGCTTATCCTAATTCTGATCCTGACGGGCCACGCGTGGGCCTCTAAGATCCTGATTCCGATGGATGACTCCCAGAAGAATCACCTTAAAGCGTACGGCATTGCCTATTGGGTACTGAAAACGCATGATACTGAAATTGACTGGCTGCTCAACTACCGGGGTGGCTCGTTCATGATGCCTCAAACGCAGGCGTTCGTCAACGAGATGGTGATCCGGGGGGTTAGCTACGAAGTTATCTCCGATGCGCAGTCGGCACAGATTTTGTCAGAGGTCGGAGCCGCCGATGCGAACATGGACGCGGTGAAACTGCAAAAGCCACCCAAAGTAGCGGTTTATTCGCCGAAAACGAAACAGCCCTGGGATGATGCCGTCACCATGGTGATGACCTACGCCGAAATTCCGTACGATGTCGTTTTCGACGAAGAGGTAATGAACGGCAAGCTCCCCGAATACGACTGGCTGCACCTGCATCATGAAGACTTTACGGGCCAGTATGGCAAGTTCTTTCATTTTAAAGATCAGCCTTGGTACATCGCCCAAAAGCAGGAAGCGGAGAGCATAACCCGTAAATTTGGCTTTACGAAAGTTCCTCAGTTGAAGCGGGCCGTCGCCCAGAAAATCCGGGATTTTGTGCTGGGTGGCGGTTATCTGTTCGCGATGTGTAATGCAACCGATACGTACGATATTGCACTGGCGGCTCAGAACACGGATATTGTCGACTCATTCTACGACGGCGACCCTGCCGATCCGAACGCGAATAACAAACTCGATTACAGCCAGACGTTCGCGTTCCGAAATTTTCAGGTCTACACCAATCCTTATCTGATCGAATTCTCAAACATCGACAATCAGCCCGAAGAGCGGGGTCTGAGCGAGCACAACGATTACTTCACCCTGTTCCAGTTCTCGGCTAAATACGATCCCATCCCGACGATGTTGACGCAGAACCACCTGAACGTTATCAAGGGATTTATGGGGCAGACAACGGCGTTCAAGAAAAATCTGATCAAACCCGAAGTGGTCATCTTGGCGGAGAATCGTTCGGCGGGTGAGGCCCGCTACGTTCATAGCCCCTACGGTCGTGGCTTCTTCACGTTCTACGGTGGCCATGACCCCGAAGATTACCGGCACGAAATCGGCGAGGAGCCTACGGACCTCAACCTGCACCCTAACTCAGCCGGTTATCGACTGATCCTGAATAACATCCTGTTTCCAGCGGCCAAGAAAAAGAAACAGAAAACCTAGCATGAACACGTTCTCCGAAACGCAGTATTTCCGGCAGTGGTGGCTCTGGCTTATCCTGGCGGCCAGCGGCTCTTCGGTCCTGTACGGCGTCCTGCACAACCCCAGCGACTGGCCGGGCCTGATCATTTTCGGGCTCGTCATCGCGCTGCTCGTAAGCTGGCGGCTGGATACGCGCTACGACGACGACGGAATTCATTACCGCGTGCGACCGTTTCTAGGCTGGCGAACGATCCGTTGGGATGACATTCAGCAGGCGACGCTGGTTAAGTACAATTTCGTTGGTTATGGGATTCGCTGGAATTTTGGCGAATGGGTGTACAACGTAGCCGGCACAAGAGGAGTCCGCATTCGTACCACCACAAACAAGCGACTCCTGATCGGCACGCAACGCCCCGATGAACTACAGGCTTTTCTGGAGAAACTACACGTTTCCGGTTAGTTGCTGAACCACTCGTCCACCATCTCGGATCGACCTTTGCTCTCTAATTTACGTTCCAGATCATCGGGAAGTTTAGGGAAGAAATCAAGTCCGGTCAATTGCTCGATCTGGTCAACGGGTACGACGAACTGCTTCAGCGAACTCGTTGATGCCTCATTATCGAGCAGAAAGCCGATCATGCGAATAGCGGGTTTGTTGCAATACAGAATAACCTTGTAAAACTTCTGAGGTACACTTACTTCATTGGCCTTCCCAATGGTGGGCAGACCCGCTTTCAGAACGGGTCCTGTAATGACGTAAAGACCATTATCGCGTACGGCCCACGTTCGGATGAGTTCTTCCAATTCTTTCCAGATGCCCCGGTTAAAATCAGGCGTCTGGGGTGTTATGTTGCTCATCAGGAAAGTCTCACGCATCATCCGCTGCGAATACTTGAAATCGCCGGCGGGTGCCAGATGCCCCCGGTCGTAGCCCGATCGGGTGTAGTCAGCGGGCAACGCGGTCCCTTCCGAAACGGCAGGATCAGGCTTGAACTGCTCGTTCTTACGGTCGGCATCGCCCGTCGTTTCATAATCCAGCAGCGGATAAGCGACCCACTGGGCATCTTTAAACTCGTCCCGATAACTAAGCGTATACCCCTCATGGCGAATCAGTTCGCCGGCCGATGACCTGGACACCGGAAGCAAAAAATCGACCTGCTTCTCAAAATCGAACCGTACCGTTTTGGAACTCTGCCCATCGTTCGCTTTGGACGAGCGATCGCTAGCTTCATCGCTGGCTTCACTTTCGGACGACGACCGATTGTCTGTCGCTACATCGGGACCCGAATTCGGTTCAGGTACTTTATACGGATTGGATTCCTCTCTATCAGCACGCGACCGGCCCAAGCCAATGATCTGCCGGACATCGTTCCAGAAGGCAACGACGGGCTTGGTCTTACCGCCGTAGTGCAGAAATAAGCCAACCATGAAAAACGCGAATAGCAGCACGAGCGTGTTGCCCCGCAGTCGAAAACCACGGCGAGAATAGTTTTTGGTCGAAAATCGGGGTTTGAAAAACATAGACGTAAAACTACAGAGTTTGACTGGAATACAGGCGTTGGCTACTACGAAAACCGGGTAGCTGTGGCCTAAAGACGCTACCCTGACGAACCACAATCCGCGATCAACTGTTGAAAAAATATGTCGTTAACCATTGCCGTTATTGGTGGAGGAGCGGCCGGTTTCTTTGGGGCTATCACAGCCGTTGAAACGTTTCCGGATGCCACCGTCACCATTTTAGAGAAGACCCGCACTGTGCTGAACAAAGTCCGTATTTCGGGTGGTGGCCGGTGCAACGTTACCCATGCCTGTTTCGATCACCGCCAGCTCGTGAAGCATTACCCACGCGGTGAGAAGGCCCTGCGACCGCTGTTGACCCAGTTCGATGCCGCAGCTACGGTGCGATGGTTCGAGCAGAAGGGCGTTCAATTGAAAACCGAAGCCGATGGGCGCATGTTTCCAACGACAAACACGTCAGACACCATCGTTGACTGCCTGCTTACTACCGCCCGGCGGCTGGGCATAACCATTCGCACGAGTTGCGGAGTCAGTACGGTACAGCCAACAGAAACGGGCTGGCAGCTTGACCTGCTCACCGGCGAAACACTCTACGCGGACCGCGTTCTGGTGGCAACGGGTGGCTATCCACAGCGGCCATCCTACGACTGGCTACCTGAACAGACGGAAGAGCTAGTAGCTCCCGTGCCATCGCTGTTTACGTTCAATGTGCCGGACAGTTACCTGTTGCCGTTGGCAGGCGTGTCGGTTCCCGATGCAGGGGTATCCGTTACGGGCACCAAACAGCAGCAACGGGGTCCCCTGCTGGTCACGCACTGGGGGTTTAGTGGTCCGGCGGCACTGCGCTTATCAGCTTGGGCCGCCCGCGATCTGGCAGCCGTCGATTATCGATTTACCCTGCGCATCAATTGGGTGCCTACCCTATCCGAGAACGATCTGCGAACAACGTTGCAGACCTTTCGGCAGCAGCATGGACGCAAGCAGGTTAGCTCGCAAAATCCGTTTGGGTTACCGTCCCGGCTGTGGATCGCCCTGGCGCTAGAGTCGGGTATCGAGGAAAGTCAACGCTGGGCCGACCTGCCCGCTAAACTGTTCAACCGGCTGATCGAACGACTGACCAACAGCCAGTTCCAGGTCGTTGGCAAAAGCACGTTCAAGGATGAATTTGTGACGTGCGGGGGCATTCAACCCGGCGGTTTACATCCGCAAACGCTCGAAAGTAAAGCACAACCGGGCCTGTTTTTTGCGGGCGAAGTATTGGATGTAGACGGCATCACGGGTGGGTTCAACTTTCAGAATGCCTGGACAACTGGCTACGTCGCTGGCAGGCACATCGGTCTTTAAATCCGGTGCGCTTGATTTCCTGAACTGTTAGGCCTTCCGGCAGTTATAGAAGGTATGAAAGCCACGCGATTGACCAAATTTTTACCTCATTCAGTAAGCCCGCTCCGGCGAGCCCTTTCCCTGCTTTTGCTAACCGGACTGCTGGCTGGATCATCGGCCTGTAGCTCGACTAAATCGTCCGGTTCCCGACAACAGATCAAGTTGATGGTTGGCGAGATCAAAGAGATTACCCTTTCCAGTCGTGGAGACGGTTCGCGGCAATTGATTGGCACATCCGACAATCAGGAAGTGGTCGAAGTATCGCGGCCGGAGCTGGCTCCGGCCGTCGATACCCTGAAACAGGCAAATTCCAAGCCCGCTATTTTTCAACTCAAGGGGATTACGGTTGGTACGGCCAACGTCGTTTTCACCGAAAAGCAACCTGCTGAAACGGGGAGCGGACAAGTCAAAAAAACCTACGTTGTTCAGGTAATGAGCAAATAGTATGGCTACCAGTAGGTGAATTTCTTGGTGGTGAAAATTGCTTTGGGAATCATGGCATGAACACCCAGTGTCTGATCAACCACCTGACTGACTTCAAAATCGACGGCGGTGCTGGCAATCGATAAGGCTTCATTGAACGTAAAGCCTAGCTCTGTCTGTATGAACGCAACGGCTTCTGACAGCGCGTTTTTCATCGCTCTGTTCAAATCTTTGTCCAGGCCAACGGCAATAAAATGGGTAGGCGTTTCGGCTCGTGGCAGTTTCAGCGTTTTTCCTTTGTGAACAATAAACTTGACCGTCAAGGTGATGGCCGTTTCGATGGCCACCCCGCTGACCTCGCCGTTTCCTTGTGCCCCGTGTCCATCGCCCGTTGTGAATAAACCGCCGGACACCGATACCGGAAGGTGTAGGGTCGTTCCTTTTGTCAGGTGTTTGATATCCAGATTACCACCGAAAAACGCTGGAGGAATCGAACTGACCCGTCCCGTTTCGGGCGGGGGCGACAGCGCCATCACGCCCATGAACGGCTTTAACGGCACTTCGACGCCTTCTTTCAGGATGGCCACTTTTCGTTTGGCATCATAGCGGTACACGAACGTCTCGCGGGTTTTAACCTCATCCGGAATACCGCCCCCGCCCGGCCATACGCTATTAACCCCAAAACCCGCCGGAAAGGTAAGATCGAGAATCCGGATCTCCAGACTATCACCGGGCTCGGCACCGTCGATGTAGACCGGGCCCGTCAGCATGTGTCCACGTATACCCGATGGGTCGGGTTTTACGGTTTTCATGATGGCGATCACCGCCTGCGCGTGGGCATCGATGGGCAATTGGTTTTTGGTATAAAACTCTTCCGGATTGGTCCGGCTAACACCCGACGGATTGACGGTCTGGATTTCGACGACATCACCGTCTTTCACCGTATAGACAGGTTTCACGTCAGCACCGAAATAGCCATAGACCATGTTCTCTGGTATTGAACGGACCACATGATCGGGTTTTACTACCCGACTGGCAATTGATTTGTCCAACGGGTCGGGGGCCGGACTCAGGAGCGATTCCGCGTTGGCGGACAGTCCACCCAGCGAGAGAGCCGCCAGCCCGCTTTGTGTTGTTCGGTGTAAAAATTTTCGTCGCGACGTTTTCATCAGGTTGTATGGTTGGCTGATCTCTAAAGATAAAAATTTACCGACCAATCGGTTATTCAGACCCTGTTTTATGATCAGTTATTATCCCTGCTTACGAAAACAACCTGTCGGCTGAACCGGTTACGACCTAGATATAACGTACTGTACCGTGACACAACCCGTTTCAATCGCTGAACCGTCGGCCCCCAACAAGTGGATTATTCTGGGCACCGTCATGTTCGGCACGTTCATGTCTACGCTCGACAGTAGCATTGTGAACATCGCCTTGCCTACCATCCGCCGGGAACTGGGCGCGGGCGATAGTGTCGAATGGATTGTCCTGTGCTACCTGTTGACCACGACCAGCACCCTGCTCATTATGGGCAAACTGTCGGACTGGGTGGGTCGTCGGCAATTGTACATAAGTGGATTCTGCGTTTTTGTACTGGGGTCTTTGTTGTGCGGTTTTGCCTGGAGCCTCTGGTCGCTGGTGGCGTTTCGGGTGCTTCAGGGGCTGGGTGCTTCCATGATCTTCGCCGTTGGTCCCGCCATTATCAGTGACACATTTTCTCCGAAAGAACGCGGGCAGGCACTCGGCTTAATGGGTTCCGTTGTGGCAGCAGGCTCCAGCGCGGGACCCGTCATCGGCGGATTATTACTGGGAAAATTCGGCTGGTCCAGCATTTTTTTTGTCAACGTCCCCATTGGTTTACTGGCTATCTGGCGAGCGTGGACGATACTACCCGCCAGTCCGAAAGTTAGCGGACAGCAGTTCGATCTGGTTGGCGCGGGGTTGTTTCTGATCGGTGTTATTACCTTGCTGACGGGACTTGATTTTGGTCCGGAGCCTCGTTATGGCTGGGACAATGCCCTTGTCGTCGGACTGCTCAGCGTAGGGGGTATTCTACTGCTGACTTTTTTTCTGTGGGAGATGCGGGTCAAAGAACCGATGCTTCGACTTAGTTTATTCCGGGTCCGACCGTTCACCGCTGCCATTCTCGCGGCTTTCTGCGGGTTTGTTGCTTCCGGCGCAAACCTGTTTGTGATTCCCTTCTTTTTACAGCAGTTACTGCAATTGACGCCCGAGAAAGCAGGCTTGATCTTGCTGGCCGGTCCGCTGACACTCAGCGTTGTCGCACCACTGGGTGGTTATTTATCCGGCAAAATCAGCGCCCGATGGTTGTCGAGTTTCGGCTTATTGGTTACCACTTGCGGCTATTTTGCTTTTTCGTTTCTGGATGTCAACTGGGACTGGAAAGATGTCGTCTGGCGAAGTGCGCTGGTTAGCCTAGGCTTTGGTTTGTTTCAATCGCCAAACAGCAGCAGTGCCCTGAACGCGGCTCCTCTGGCGCAACGCGGCATTGCCAGCAGCATGATTGCGTTCATGCGCAATTTGGGATTTGTGATCGGCATTGCGCTGGCCGCTGCCGTCTGGTATAGCGTCCGCAATCGGTATGCACTGGCAAATAACGTTGCGCCCGACACAACGCCTGCCCAACTGCTGGGTATGCATTACGTCTACCTGACCATGACGGGTCTGGTCTTGACGGGCGCGATCATTTCGCTGACCCGTGGTAAGACGCAGGAACCCTCACAACCCGCCTATCCCGAAAATCCAGTTCCCGCAGTAGCCAATTAGCCATTGTCGTGTAAGAGTATTGGATTGCCAGATTCGACACCCCTACACGACAAGACACCACTACTTTTACCGCTTTGGGCCGATTGAATCGTAGATGACCACTTTTTCCCAGAGCGACGCATAATTCTTGCGAAAATCGTCGTGAATAGGATCTTTCTGGTAGCTTTCTTCGTCCGCGGGACTATCAAAGAAACACAGCCACGAATAGGCGTATTTGCGCTCAATGACGTCACGGGTTGTATTCGCGGGTGTTCCGATATG of Spirosoma agri contains these proteins:
- a CDS encoding MFS transporter, with amino-acid sequence MTQPVSIAEPSAPNKWIILGTVMFGTFMSTLDSSIVNIALPTIRRELGAGDSVEWIVLCYLLTTTSTLLIMGKLSDWVGRRQLYISGFCVFVLGSLLCGFAWSLWSLVAFRVLQGLGASMIFAVGPAIISDTFSPKERGQALGLMGSVVAAGSSAGPVIGGLLLGKFGWSSIFFVNVPIGLLAIWRAWTILPASPKVSGQQFDLVGAGLFLIGVITLLTGLDFGPEPRYGWDNALVVGLLSVGGILLLTFFLWEMRVKEPMLRLSLFRVRPFTAAILAAFCGFVASGANLFVIPFFLQQLLQLTPEKAGLILLAGPLTLSVVAPLGGYLSGKISARWLSSFGLLVTTCGYFAFSFLDVNWDWKDVVWRSALVSLGFGLFQSPNSSSALNAAPLAQRGIASSMIAFMRNLGFVIGIALAAAVWYSVRNRYALANNVAPDTTPAQLLGMHYVYLTMTGLVLTGAIISLTRGKTQEPSQPAYPENPVPAVAN
- a CDS encoding DNA/RNA non-specific endonuclease, encoding MFFKPRFSTKNYSRRGFRLRGNTLVLLFAFFMVGLFLHYGGKTKPVVAFWNDVRQIIGLGRSRADREESNPYKVPEPNSGPDVATDNRSSSESEASDEASDRSSKANDGQSSKTVRFDFEKQVDFLLPVSRSSAGELIRHEGYTLSYRDEFKDAQWVAYPLLDYETTGDADRKNEQFKPDPAVSEGTALPADYTRSGYDRGHLAPAGDFKYSQRMMRETFLMSNITPQTPDFNRGIWKELEELIRTWAVRDNGLYVITGPVLKAGLPTIGKANEVSVPQKFYKVILYCNKPAIRMIGFLLDNEASTSSLKQFVVPVDQIEQLTGLDFFPKLPDDLERKLESKGRSEMVDEWFSN
- a CDS encoding BaiN/RdsA family NAD(P)/FAD-dependent oxidoreductase encodes the protein MSLTIAVIGGGAAGFFGAITAVETFPDATVTILEKTRTVLNKVRISGGGRCNVTHACFDHRQLVKHYPRGEKALRPLLTQFDAAATVRWFEQKGVQLKTEADGRMFPTTNTSDTIVDCLLTTARRLGITIRTSCGVSTVQPTETGWQLDLLTGETLYADRVLVATGGYPQRPSYDWLPEQTEELVAPVPSLFTFNVPDSYLLPLAGVSVPDAGVSVTGTKQQQRGPLLVTHWGFSGPAALRLSAWAARDLAAVDYRFTLRINWVPTLSENDLRTTLQTFRQQHGRKQVSSQNPFGLPSRLWIALALESGIEESQRWADLPAKLFNRLIERLTNSQFQVVGKSTFKDEFVTCGGIQPGGLHPQTLESKAQPGLFFAGEVLDVDGITGGFNFQNAWTTGYVAGRHIGL
- a CDS encoding asparagine synthetase B; its protein translation is MKRLLLPLILILILTGHAWASKILIPMDDSQKNHLKAYGIAYWVLKTHDTEIDWLLNYRGGSFMMPQTQAFVNEMVIRGVSYEVISDAQSAQILSEVGAADANMDAVKLQKPPKVAVYSPKTKQPWDDAVTMVMTYAEIPYDVVFDEEVMNGKLPEYDWLHLHHEDFTGQYGKFFHFKDQPWYIAQKQEAESITRKFGFTKVPQLKRAVAQKIRDFVLGGGYLFAMCNATDTYDIALAAQNTDIVDSFYDGDPADPNANNKLDYSQTFAFRNFQVYTNPYLIEFSNIDNQPEERGLSEHNDYFTLFQFSAKYDPIPTMLTQNHLNVIKGFMGQTTAFKKNLIKPEVVILAENRSAGEARYVHSPYGRGFFTFYGGHDPEDYRHEIGEEPTDLNLHPNSAGYRLILNNILFPAAKKKKQKT
- a CDS encoding acetamidase/formamidase family protein, which produces MKTSRRKFLHRTTQSGLAALSLGGLSANAESLLSPAPDPLDKSIASRVVKPDHVVRSIPENMVYGYFGADVKPVYTVKDGDVVEIQTVNPSGVSRTNPEEFYTKNQLPIDAHAQAVIAIMKTVKPDPSGIRGHMLTGPVYIDGAEPGDSLEIRILDLTFPAGFGVNSVWPGGGGIPDEVKTRETFVYRYDAKRKVAILKEGVEVPLKPFMGVMALSPPPETGRVSSIPPAFFGGNLDIKHLTKGTTLHLPVSVSGGLFTTGDGHGAQGNGEVSGVAIETAITLTVKFIVHKGKTLKLPRAETPTHFIAVGLDKDLNRAMKNALSEAVAFIQTELGFTFNEALSIASTAVDFEVSQVVDQTLGVHAMIPKAIFTTKKFTYW